A window from Phalacrocorax carbo chromosome 20, bPhaCar2.1, whole genome shotgun sequence encodes these proteins:
- the KIF17 gene encoding kinesin-like protein KIF17 codes for MASEAVKVIVRCRPMNEREKALGCKAVVSMESRWGQCFLQNPAVAGEPPKQFTFDGAYYQEHNTEQIYNEIAYPLVEGVTEGFNGTIFAYGQTGSGKSFTMQGIVDPSTQKGIIPRAFEHIFESVQCAENAKFLVRASYLEIYNEDIRDLLGADTKQKLELKEHPEKGVYVKGLSLHTVRSVVQCERIMETGWRNRAVGYTLMNKDSSRSHSIFTVNMEIYTVDERGQDHLRAAKLNLVDLAGSERQSKTGATGERLKEASKINLSLSALGNVISALVDGRCKHIPYRDSKLTRLLQDSLGGNTKTLMVACLSPADNNYDESLSTLRYASRAKNIKNKPCINEDPKDALLREYQEEIKKLKAILAEQMSANNLSGLLPAETAHLEAKPAPLLKPQLDLEAEKQLIREEYEERLAQLKASYEAEQASRARLEEDISSLRNRYDLKLSALEENLRKQAAAMRTETMPDKPPLPEDSGDAADEEPTPAQDPAAPWTAQDAGDVSTGSTGAEVAVTAEGTSIPADQQQVLARLQMLERQVVGGEQAENKDLKEKHKRRKKYADERRMQLVAALQQSNEDSGDWVLLNVYDSIQEEVRAKSKLLEKMQKKLRAAETEIKDLQSEFELEKIDYLGTIRRLERDLMLFQQLLDQVQSLVRRDCNYSNLEKIKRESVWDEETGCWKIPEPVIQRTRLPAAVPALPQPKPTRKSPSTDSGDRTVHNSAAPGAADEPFPFQPEEDRYKLALERSDSQAIASSYFRSTRASRLLYPDPATDRAPSFASALPQPRPFRLQALAPHKKGAPGPNSRPL; via the exons ATGGCCTCCGAGGCGGTGAAGGTGATTGTGCGCTGCCGGCCCATGAACGAGCGTGAGAAGGCTCTCGGCTGCAAGGCGGTTGTCAGCATGGAGAGCAGATGGGGCCAGTGCTTTCTCCAAAACCCTGCTGTTGCCGGCGAGCCCCCAAAGCAGTTCACCTTTGATGGGGCGTACTACCAGGAGCACAACACGGAGCAGATCTACAACGAGATCGCCTACCCACTCGTGGAG GGTGTCACTGAAGGCTTCAATGGCACTATATTTGCCTATGGCCAGACTGGCAGTGGGAAGTCATTCACCATGCAGGGAATCGTGGATCCTTCCACACAGAAAGGGATAATACCAAGGGCATTTGAACACATTTTTGAGAGTGTACAG TGTGCTGAAAATGCCAAGTTCTTGGTGAGGGCTTCCTACCTGGAGATTTACAATGAAGACATACGAGACCTTCTAGGAGCTGATACCAAGCAGAAGCTGGAG CTGAAGGAGCACCCGGAGAAAGGGGTGTACGTGAAGGGGCTCTCTCTGCACACGGTGCGCAGCGTGGTGCAATGCGAGCGGATCATGGAGACGGGCTGGAGGAACCGAGCAGTGGGTTACACCCTCATGAATAAGGACTCTTCCCGCTCCCACTCCATCTTTACAGTCAATATGGAAATCTACACTGTAG ATGAGCGAGGGCAGGACCACCTTAGGGCTGCAAAACTCAATTTAGTGGATCTGGCAGGAAGCGAGAGACAGTCAAAAACTGGAGCCACGGGGGAGCGGCTCAAGGAGGCCAGCAAAATCAACCTCTCCCTCTCAGCTCTGGGCAACGTCATCTCGGCCCTGGTTGACGGCAGGTGTAAGCACATCCCCTACCGAGACTCAAAGCTGACCAGGCTGCTGCAAGACTCCCTCGGAGGGAATACCAAGACGCTGATGGTAGCGTGCTTATCTCCAGCTGATAACAACTATGACGAAAGCCTCAGTACTTTGCGGTACGCCAGTCGAGCGAAAAACATCAAGAACAAGCCCTGTATCAATGAGGACCCCAaggatgctctgctgagggAATATCAGGAGGAGATTAAGAAGCTAAAGGCCATTCTAGCTGAACAGATGAGTGCAAATAACTTGTCAG GGCTTCTACCTGCTGAGACTGCTCACCTGGAAGCAAAGCCAGCTCCCCTCCTCAAACCCCAGTTAGATCTggaagcagagaagcagctgatCAGAGAA GAGTACGAAGAAAGGCTGGCCCAACTGAAGGCCAGCTACGAAGCAGAGCAGGCATCCCGTGCCCGCCTTGAAGAGGACATCAGTAGCCTGAGGAATCGCTATGATCTCAAGCTGTCTGCTCTCGAGGAGAACCTCAGGAAGCAAGCAG CTGCCATGAGGACTGAAACCATGCCTGACAAGCCACCTTTGCCCGAAGACTCTGGTGATGCAGCAGATGAAGAACCAACACCAGCCCAG gacccagcagcaccctggaCTGCCCAAGACGCTGGTGATGTGAGCACAGGGAGCACTGGAGCAGAGGTGGCCGTCACTGCTGAGGGGACTTCCATCCCTGCAGACCAGCAGCAGGTGCTCGCCAG GCTGCAGATGCTAGAACGACAAGTGGTGGGGGGAGAACAGGCTGAAAACAAGGAtctcaaagaaaaacacaaacgCCGGAAAAAATATGCGGACGAGCGGAGGATGCAGCTGGTGGCTGCGCTGCAGCAGTCTAACGAGGACAGCGGTGACTGGGTTCTGCTTAACGTCTATGACTCCATCCAGGAGGAGGTTCGAGCCAAGAGCAAGCTTCTGGAGAAGATGCAGAAGAAG CTGCGGGCTGCCGAGACTGAGATCAAAGATCTGCAGTCGGAGTTTGAGCTGGAAAAGATCGATTACCTCGGCACCATCCGCCGCCTGGAGCGAGACCTGATGctcttccagcagctgctggatcAGGTGCAGTCCCTCGTCCGGCGTGACTGCAACTACAGCAATCTGGAGAAGATCAAGCGCGAATCCGTCTGGGATGAAGAAACTGGTTGCTGGAAAATTCCAGAGCCTGTCATTCAGCGAACCCGCCTGCCGGCAG CGGTTCCGGCCCTGCCACAGCCCAAACCTACCCGAAAAAGCCCTTCAACCGACAGCGGAGACCGAACG GTACACAACAGCGCAGCGCCCGGCGCCGCTGACGAACCCTTCCCCTTCCAGCCCGAGGAAGATCGCTACAAGCTGGCGCTGGAGAGGAGCGACAGCCAGGCCATCGCCAGCAGCTACTTCCGATCCACGCGAGCCAGCCGCCTCCTCTACCCCGACCCGGCCACGGACCGAG cCCCCAGCTTCGCCTccgccctgccccagccccggcccttCCGCCTCCAGGCCCTGGCTCCGCACAAAAAAGGCGCACCCGGCCCCAACAGCCGCCCGCTCTGA
- the DDOST gene encoding dolichyl-diphosphooligosaccharide--protein glycosyltransferase 48 kDa subunit gives MAASALRLWWVLAVAAAGAEGGPRTLVLLENGNLRDTHSLFFRSLADRGFDLTFRTADDAGLSLIKYGEFLYDNLIIFSPSIEDFGGNINVETITAFIDGGGSVLVAASSDIGDPLRELGSECGIEFDEEKTAVIDHHNYDISDPGQHTLIVADTENLLKAPTIVGKAALNPILFRGVGMVADPDNPLVLDILTGSSTSYSFFPDKPITQYPHAVGKNTLLIAGLQARNNARVVFSGSLDFFSDAFFSSAVQKATPGSKRYSQTGNYELAVALSRWVFKEEGVLRVGAVSHHRVGELAPPNAYTVTDLVEYSIVIEKLSDGKWVPFDGDDIQLEFVRIDPFVRTFLKRNGGKYSVQFKLPDVYGVFQFKVDYNRLGYTHLYSSTQVSVRPLQHTQYERFIPSAYPYYAGAFSMMAGLFLFSIVFLHMKEKEKSD, from the exons ATGGCGGCGTCCGCGCTGCGTCTGTGGTGGGTCCTGGCGGTGGCGGCCGCCGGCGCTGAGGGGGGACCCCGcaccctggtgctgctggagaaCGGCAACCTGCGGGACACGCACTCGCTTTTCTTTCGCAGCCTCGCGG ACAGGGGCTTCGATCTCACTTTCCGGACAGCGGATGATGCAGGCCTGTCCCTGATAAAATATGGAGAGTTTTTGTATGACAACTTGATCATCTTCTCACCATCCATAGAAG ATTTTGGTGGAAACATCAACGTGGAGACCATCACTGCTTTCATCGACGGCGGCGGCAGCGTCCTCGTCGCCGCCAGCTCCGACATCG GCGACCCGCTGCGAGAGCTGGGCAGCGAGTGTGGAATCGAGTTTGATGAGGAAAAGACAGCTGTCATCGACCATCACAACTATGATATATCCGACCCAGGCCAG CACACGCTCATAGTCGCAGACACGGAAAACCTCCTGAAGGCCCCCACCATCGTGGGGAAGGCGGCGCTGAACCCCATCCTTTTCCGAGGAGTCGG GATGGTGGCTGACCCTGACAACCCGCTGGTGCTGGATATCCTGACCGGCTCTTCCACCTCGTACTCCTTCTTCCCGGATAAGCCCATTACTCAG TACCCGCACGCGGTCGGGAAGAACACCCTCCTGATCGCGGGACTCCAGGCACGGAACAACGCCCGCGTTGTTTTCAGTGGCTCCTTGGATTTCTTCAGCGATGCCTTCTTCAGTTCCGCTGTGCAGAAAGCTACCCCCGGCTCCAAGAG GTACTCGCAGACGGGTAATTACGAGCTGGCTGTTGCCTTGTCCCGCTGGGTGTTCAAGGAGGAAGGAGTGCTGCGCGTCGGAGCGGTGTCCCACCACCGCGTGGGGGAACTCGCGCCTCCCAACGCCTACACCGTCACCGACCTCGTG GAGTACAGCATCGTCATCGAAAAGCTTTCTGATGGCAAGTGGGTCCCCTTCGACGGAGACGATATTCAGCTGGAGTTCGTCCGCATCGACCCCTTTGTGCGGACCTTCTTGAAGAGGAATG GCGGCAAATACAGCGTGCAGTTCAAGCTGCCGGATGTCTATGGCGTGTTTCAGTTTAAAGTGGATTACAACCGGCTGGGCTACACCCACCTCTACTCCTCCACCCAG GTGTCCGTGCGTCCCCTCCAGCACACGCAGTACGAACGTTTCATCCCGTCGGCGTACCCCTACTATGCTGGCGCCTTCTCCATGATGGCTGGCCTCTTCCTGTTCAGCATCGTCTTCCTGCacatgaaggagaaggagaaatccGACTGA